The Candidatus Schekmanbacteria bacterium genomic interval TATCAAATTCAGATATGAGATTTATTTTTTGCTCTTCATTTAAAAAAATCATATCCTGATCACCAGAAGATGTAGGGATGATCTTTATCCCATTACCTGCGTCTATAACTATTTCATCAAGTTTTTTCTGGCCGTTAATTACATCCCGTAAAGTAAATAGAGGTCTTATTCCTGCAAAAAGATCGATATTCCCTAGAGCAAGGTCTGCATCAAGAATTAATACCTTTATACCCATCTCATTAAGGGCAGAGGCAAGGTTATAAACTATAGTAGTTTTGCCTACTCCACCTTTTCCACTTGTTATGCTGACTACTCTTTTTATATTTTGATTATGAGTCATAATTTCCATCCTAATTTTACAGCTTGTTATGTTTACTTCTGTTTCGCTTAAGGTAAAAAGCAAGAAATATGCCATTAGAAGTTCTGCAAACGTGATTTCAAGTTTAGTTCCTATTATTCAATTAGTTACAGGGGTAGATAATATTTTATTGCGGTATTTTAAGATAAAATAGTATTTTAAGGTTTTCAAATATAGGCAATTATTTGCCACATAAATGAATGACATCGTTATTTATTTAACGATATGAAGAGGAATCTAGAGGAATCTAATTGTATAGAGAATAGATGAACGTTCAGAAAAAACTTTATAAAAGCTTACCCATTGCTGACTTTTTTTTAATTTTCTGAACAAGTGTAGTTCTATTTAAACCTAATAGTTTTGCTGCTTTTTCTTTGATACCATGTGTTTTATCAAGTGCCTGCCTTATCAGATCGTTTTCAATGTCATCAAGGAGATGATTTAGGTCAAGCCCTTCGCTTGGAAGTGCTACTTTGTGAGCAGAAGTGGATACATTGCTTTTTCTAAATTTTTCCGGCAGATCTTCACTGCTAAGCCTTTCTTTTTTACCGCTGAAGATCACCATCCTTTCCATGAGGTTTTCAAGCTCTCTTACATTTCCGGGCCATTCATATTCTAAAAACGTGGACATTACTTCATCTGAAACTGACTGTGCAACAGTTCCTTTTTCTTTTTTCATCTTTTCAAGAAAATGGTTAACAAGTAAAGGGATGTCACTTTTCCTTTCTCTGAGCGTTGGAAGATGTATTGGTATTACATTTAATCTATAATATAAATCTTCCCTGAACTTCTTCTCAGCAACTGCTTTTTCAAGATCCTGGTTTGTTGCTGCAATGACCCTGACATCTATTTTTATTGGATTTGTCCCGCCAACAGGTGTAATTTCCTTTTCCTGAAGCACTCTTAGTAACTTTACCTGTAGATTCAACGACATATCACCTATTTCATCAAGGAATATTGTTCCCCCGTGGGCATACTCGAATCTTCCAATCCTTGTATTTATTGCCCCGGTAAATGAACCTTTAATATGACCGAAAAGTTCACTTTCAAGTAAGTCTTCTGGTATTGCCCCGCAATTAACCGGAACCAGATATTTGTCTTTTCTGTTTGAATTGTAATGAATGGCTTTGGCAACAAGTTCTTTTCCTGTGCCACTGTCACCAAAAATAAGAACTGTACTGCTAGTGTTTGCTATTGTTTCAATAGTTTTAAAAACCTTCAGCATCAAGTCGCTTGAACCAATAAAATTCTCAAATTTATACTTTGTTCTGAGTTGCTCCTTCAGGTAAACATTTTCTCCCTTTAGATCCTGATATTCTAATGCCTTATTAATTGTTATAAGCATTTCCTCAAGATTGAATGGCTTTGGAAGGTAATCAAAAGCACCCGCCTTCATTGCTTCAACAGCTGAATTTATAGTTGCAAACCCGGTCACAATTATTCCAATTATGTTGCTGTTTATCTTATGTATTTTTTTCAATATATCTATTCCGTTGGTATCAGGCATGATCAAATCTATAATGGCAAGGCTTATAAGATTTTTTTGAACAGCTTCTAAAGCTTCGCTGCAAGTGCTGGCTTCAACTACTGAGAAATGTTTATCATTCAAAAATCGCGCAAGCATTGACCTAATGTCAGCTTCATCATCAACTAATAAAATCTTTTTTTCTGTCATAGATAACCGATTTAACAAATCACTTTTTTTTAACTTTCTTTTGAATATAGTAAGATATTATGATATATCTTATCAAGACAAAAAAAATGAATCATAAAGAGGGCTGATATTGTTAAGAAAAATTCAGATGACAGCTAAACAAGACAGCTTTGTCATGGAAATTGATTCATCTGGAAAGGTAACTGATTGGTCCGACCTTGCCTGTCAACTATTTGGATATGATAAATCTGATGTCTTAAATTCATACCTTCCTCTCATCCCTGAAAGGATTTTTCATGAATTTCTTGATGCCAAGAACAAAGTATTGAAGGGTGAACAACATGCTTTAATTTCCACAAAAAGGATGCTTGAAGACGGAGCAATGGTAGAACTTAATTTCCTATGTAATCTTCTATCCTTAAACCATGACAGAAAAAATTCAATCAGGTTTAATCTGCATAGTATTAAAAAACTCAAATCCATCTCCGCTGACACCCAGCGGCAAAATGAAAGTATTGTTGAACAGGAAACTAATGAGCCGTTAAATAATGGATTTAAGAACTTATTACATAATCAAGAAAACGATATTCTTATAAACCTTCCAGAAGCAGTTGTTATAATTGACACCTCAGGAGTAATTAAGTTCGTAAACAAGTGTGCTGAATCGTTTACTGGCTACAAGCATGATGAGCTGTCGGGAAAGAATATAACATTTATTACTGAGCATACCGGATTCGGAGGTAACGGCTCATTTAGCTTTATAACAAAGAAAACCTGCCCACAGTCTTTCCGGGCAACGATTCTCACGAGGAATGGCGATTCAGAAGTTCCGGTAGAAATTCTCCCAGTTATGAATCATTCTTCATCAGGGGCAATAGAAGGCTATACGCTTATTTTAAAAGATATTAGTGAGCTGCTTAGCAAAGATGAACTAATAAGTTATCTTCGTGATTACACAGATTATACTATCGAGAGCCTTGATGATGCATTAATAACATCAAGGGAGGATAACACAATAATGTATTGGAACCGGGGAGCGGAGGAGATGTTCGGTTATTCATCTGCCGAAGCAACAGGAAAGAATATCCTGACGATTCTTTTAGGAAATAAATACAAAGATGCTGAAAGTCCTTCCGAAAAAGAGGGGTCTAAAAATCCCCTGATTGCCTATCTGGCAAACAGCAGCAATGAAACAGCAAAACTTAGTTTTGAAAAGAAGCTGGTAAGGAGAAATGGTGAATTGTTCCCTGCCCTGCTATCGGTTTCGGTCCCCAGAAATAACAAAGGAGAGTCTGTAGTAGGCAATGTAATTCTTATTAAAGATATAACGGAACGGAAAAAGCTTGAGCAGCAGTTATTGCATTCTGAGAAGCTAGCCTCTTTAGGTTCTATGATATCAGGTATTACCCATGAGCTTAACAATAAACTTGCACCAATACTCGGCTATGCCCAACTAATTAAATTAATGGATATAGACGGTGAACTCAGCGATATGATTTCTAAAATTGAAATAAGTGCAAAGAGTGCAAAGAATATAATCCATTCACTTCTTGGATTTGCCCGTCATAATAAACCGGATTTCAAACCAGTAGATTTGAATGAAATACTCATCAGGGTAGTTAATCTATTTAAATATAAACTTGATGCAAGCAATATAATTTTGAAAACAGATTTGGGCAAAAATATTCCAAAGACTATGGCAGACGAGAATCAGATTGAACAGGTTTTTGTAAATATCATAAATAATTCTCTTCAGGCTCTTGAAACTACGGATGGGGTAGTAGATGTAACATCGAGGTATATAAACAACTCAATTTTCATCAACATATCTGACACCGGACCGGGCATTCATGAAGAAAATCTCAAAAGAATATTTGATCCTTTCTTCACTACAAAGGAACCGTCAATAGGGACAGGTTTGGGACTGAGTGTTTGCTATGGTATTATAAATAATCATAATGGCCGTATTACAGTTGAAAGCGAACCTTTAAAGAAAACAATTTTTGTTATTGAACTTCCTGTAAAAGAAATCATACAAAAAAATGATGATTTTTCCATCGAGCTAGCTAAAGACAAATTCAAAGGCAGTAAAAAAAATATACTGGTGATTGATGACGATCCAATGATAAGGGACCTGATGGAATCTGTTCTTAAAAGAAACCACCATGTTGATTTAGCCAATGCTGGAGGCGAAGCAATGGAAATGCTCGAGCATAAGAAATATGATCTCATAATTTCTGATCTACGGATGCCCGGCATTGATGGTTTTAAACTTTTTCAGCTTCTAAAAGATAAATCTACAGGAATGGAGAAAAAAATTATATTTACTACCGGAGATACTTACGATCACAAAACCAAACAGTTCATAGAAAAAACCGGGTCTAAATGCCTTGCAAAGCCTTTCAATGTTGAAGATCTTATGGAATACATCAATAGTTTCTTTTCTTCCAACCTATCTGTCTAAATACAACAATCTTTTATACCTTTTCTATTCCAGCTTTTTTGAGAAATTCAAGTATGTTTAATGCAAGGTTCAGACCTTCTCTGTTATTTAATGGTGTTTTTACAAGCATACTTCTGTCATCAAGGAACCTGAGCGGATATTTTTTTGAAGTCGCAATATGAGTTACCAATCCTGCGGATGGAACA includes:
- a CDS encoding sigma-54-dependent Fis family transcriptional regulator, whose protein sequence is MTEKKILLVDDEADIRSMLARFLNDKHFSVVEASTCSEALEAVQKNLISLAIIDLIMPDTNGIDILKKIHKINSNIIGIIVTGFATINSAVEAMKAGAFDYLPKPFNLEEMLITINKALEYQDLKGENVYLKEQLRTKYKFENFIGSSDLMLKVFKTIETIANTSSTVLIFGDSGTGKELVAKAIHYNSNRKDKYLVPVNCGAIPEDLLESELFGHIKGSFTGAINTRIGRFEYAHGGTIFLDEIGDMSLNLQVKLLRVLQEKEITPVGGTNPIKIDVRVIAATNQDLEKAVAEKKFREDLYYRLNVIPIHLPTLRERKSDIPLLVNHFLEKMKKEKGTVAQSVSDEVMSTFLEYEWPGNVRELENLMERMVIFSGKKERLSSEDLPEKFRKSNVSTSAHKVALPSEGLDLNHLLDDIENDLIRQALDKTHGIKEKAAKLLGLNRTTLVQKIKKKSAMGKLL
- a CDS encoding PAS domain S-box protein, whose amino-acid sequence is MTAKQDSFVMEIDSSGKVTDWSDLACQLFGYDKSDVLNSYLPLIPERIFHEFLDAKNKVLKGEQHALISTKRMLEDGAMVELNFLCNLLSLNHDRKNSIRFNLHSIKKLKSISADTQRQNESIVEQETNEPLNNGFKNLLHNQENDILINLPEAVVIIDTSGVIKFVNKCAESFTGYKHDELSGKNITFITEHTGFGGNGSFSFITKKTCPQSFRATILTRNGDSEVPVEILPVMNHSSSGAIEGYTLILKDISELLSKDELISYLRDYTDYTIESLDDALITSREDNTIMYWNRGAEEMFGYSSAEATGKNILTILLGNKYKDAESPSEKEGSKNPLIAYLANSSNETAKLSFEKKLVRRNGELFPALLSVSVPRNNKGESVVGNVILIKDITERKKLEQQLLHSEKLASLGSMISGITHELNNKLAPILGYAQLIKLMDIDGELSDMISKIEISAKSAKNIIHSLLGFARHNKPDFKPVDLNEILIRVVNLFKYKLDASNIILKTDLGKNIPKTMADENQIEQVFVNIINNSLQALETTDGVVDVTSRYINNSIFINISDTGPGIHEENLKRIFDPFFTTKEPSIGTGLGLSVCYGIINNHNGRITVESEPLKKTIFVIELPVKEIIQKNDDFSIELAKDKFKGSKKNILVIDDDPMIRDLMESVLKRNHHVDLANAGGEAMEMLEHKKYDLIISDLRMPGIDGFKLFQLLKDKSTGMEKKIIFTTGDTYDHKTKQFIEKTGSKCLAKPFNVEDLMEYINSFFSSNLSV